One genomic window of Cloacibacillus sp. includes the following:
- a CDS encoding dicarboxylate/amino acid:cation symporter has translation MSESNTFWKAYRFPIILLGAIALGCVIGAVMGKDALVLKPLGDVFINAMFMVVVPLVFTTICSAVASMSSMERLGRVMRSLVWIFLLTGAVAAILMLVTVSFFPPAAGTNIQMQAAGEIQAFSTPDQIVKAFTTDDFVSLLSRRAMLPLIIFTIFFGFSLQSLGERGRAVGRGIAVVADAMLQMVKYLMYYAPIGLGAYFATLVGDYGPQLLGAYFRSMVIYHIATFAYFFIAFTIYAWWATQGKGVKVFWAKIITPALMALGSGSSTATLPLNLEAATNMGIPRDISEIVLPIGATAHMEGSCLSGILKIAFLFGIFQIPFTGLGTMATAVAVAVLSGVVLSGIPGGGLVGEMLIVSLYGFPPEAFPIIATIGFLVDPAATMVNATGDTCSALMITRLVDGKNWFSKAKIVNL, from the coding sequence ATGTCAGAGTCAAACACCTTTTGGAAAGCCTACCGGTTCCCCATAATACTTCTGGGAGCCATCGCCTTGGGCTGCGTCATCGGAGCCGTCATGGGCAAAGACGCCCTTGTGCTCAAACCGCTCGGAGACGTATTCATCAACGCCATGTTCATGGTCGTCGTTCCCCTGGTATTCACAACAATATGCAGCGCGGTCGCCAGTATGTCGTCAATGGAAAGGCTGGGCCGCGTAATGAGGTCCCTCGTCTGGATATTCCTGCTCACGGGAGCCGTAGCCGCCATACTGATGCTCGTCACTGTCAGCTTCTTCCCGCCCGCCGCCGGTACAAACATTCAGATGCAGGCAGCAGGCGAGATACAGGCCTTCAGCACCCCGGACCAGATAGTCAAAGCCTTCACCACGGACGACTTCGTCTCGCTGCTCTCACGCCGCGCGATGCTGCCGCTCATCATCTTCACCATCTTCTTCGGCTTCTCGCTGCAATCGCTCGGTGAACGCGGACGCGCCGTTGGACGCGGAATCGCCGTAGTAGCGGACGCCATGCTTCAGATGGTCAAATACCTGATGTACTACGCCCCCATCGGCCTCGGCGCCTACTTCGCCACCCTCGTCGGCGACTACGGCCCGCAGCTTTTGGGCGCATACTTCCGCTCAATGGTCATATACCACATCGCCACCTTCGCCTACTTCTTCATCGCCTTCACCATCTACGCGTGGTGGGCTACGCAGGGCAAAGGTGTAAAAGTCTTCTGGGCAAAAATAATCACCCCCGCGCTCATGGCGCTCGGCTCCGGAAGCAGCACCGCGACGCTCCCGCTCAACCTTGAAGCCGCCACAAACATGGGCATTCCGCGCGACATCAGCGAAATAGTGCTGCCCATCGGCGCCACCGCGCACATGGAAGGCTCCTGCCTCTCAGGGATACTTAAAATAGCCTTCCTCTTCGGCATCTTCCAGATACCGTTCACCGGCCTTGGCACAATGGCGACAGCCGTAGCTGTAGCCGTCCTCTCCGGCGTCGTGCTCTCCGGCATCCCCGGAGGCGGCCTCGTCGGCGAAATGCTCATCGTCAGCCTCTACGGATTCCCGCCCGAAGCCTTCCCCATAATAGCGACCATCGGCTTTCTGGTAGACCCCGCGGCCACAATGGTCAACGCCACAGGCGACACCTGCTCCGCGCTCATGATAACGCGCCTAGTAGACGGCAAAAACTGGTTTTCGAAAGCAAAAATAGTCAACCTGTAA
- a CDS encoding permease, translated as METIFEMIWSVLLFIQNELLAMKWLNNAAGALLSAAGLDVGSRLGGSLQFFIFDVVKIFILLSTLIFAISYVQSYFPPERTKRILGRFSGLTANTLSALLGTVTPFCSCSSIPLFIGFTSAGLPVGVTFSFLISSPLVDLGSLLLLTSIFGAKIAAIYVVVGLVLAVAGGSAIQALHMERYVEGYIMEARCADLASPELTRAERLAYAKEQMLFTVRKVAPYIFIGVGVGAVIHNWIPREVIERALGDGNPFSVLIAAAVGIPMYADIFGTIPIAEALYAKGVGLGTVMTLMMSVTALSLPSIIMLRKAVKPPLLAVFVGIVSAGIIVMGYLFNAIGPMLVG; from the coding sequence TTGGAGACGATTTTTGAGATGATATGGAGCGTTCTGCTTTTTATACAAAATGAGCTGCTTGCTATGAAGTGGCTGAATAACGCGGCGGGAGCGCTGCTTTCGGCGGCTGGGCTGGACGTCGGTTCGCGGCTGGGCGGCTCTTTGCAGTTTTTCATTTTTGACGTGGTGAAGATTTTTATTCTGCTTTCTACGCTGATTTTCGCCATTTCTTATGTGCAGAGTTATTTTCCGCCGGAACGCACGAAGCGCATTCTTGGGCGCTTTTCGGGGCTTACGGCAAATACGCTGTCGGCGCTCTTAGGCACTGTGACGCCCTTTTGTTCCTGTTCGTCTATTCCGCTTTTTATCGGCTTTACGAGCGCGGGGCTGCCGGTGGGCGTCACCTTTTCGTTCCTCATCTCTTCCCCGCTGGTTGACCTAGGCTCGCTGCTGCTATTGACGAGCATTTTCGGCGCGAAGATCGCCGCGATATATGTGGTGGTAGGGCTGGTGCTGGCGGTAGCGGGCGGCTCTGCTATACAGGCGCTGCACATGGAGCGTTATGTCGAGGGATACATCATGGAGGCGCGCTGCGCAGATTTGGCGTCGCCAGAGCTGACGCGAGCAGAGAGGCTGGCTTACGCGAAGGAGCAGATGCTGTTTACGGTGCGCAAGGTGGCGCCTTATATTTTTATCGGAGTGGGCGTGGGAGCCGTCATCCATAACTGGATACCGCGCGAGGTAATTGAGCGCGCGCTTGGCGACGGCAACCCCTTTTCTGTGCTTATCGCGGCGGCGGTGGGCATCCCGATGTACGCGGATATTTTCGGCACTATACCAATAGCGGAGGCGCTTTACGCCAAGGGCGTTGGACTGGGCACTGTAATGACGCTGATGATGTCGGTGACGGCGCTTTCTCTGCCCTCCATCATCATGCTGAGAAAGGCTGTCAAGCCTCCGCTGCTTGCGGTGTTCGTAGGTATTGTCTCCGCCGGCATCATCGTGATGGGGTATCTGTTCAACGCAATCGGCCCGATGCTGGTAGGATAA
- a CDS encoding Glu/Leu/Phe/Val dehydrogenase — MAVQKRTSSNVLLDTALKNFYAAAEEMGLDEGLTEVLSHPERATYVAVPVQMDDGSVRVFSGYRVQHSTVCGPAKGGLRFHPDVNMEECEALASLMTWKCSLAGIPYGGGKGGISVDPFELSPREREMMTRTFAARIAPVIGDWKDVPAPDVNTGGQEMVWIMDTISKLRGHLEPGVVTGKPVSYWGSKGRTAATGLGVATCVLELLKTQHVDPKDASVIVQGFGNVGTYNALVLQDAGCKIVGISDITGGYYNPNGIDIKAAKAYVEKHPKRILEGYEEAGLVRMNGEEILEQDCLVLCPCALEGVISDKNADKLKCKYIIEGANGPTRPSGDAILDQRGILVVPDFLANSGGVIGSYFEWVQDLAGFFWTEEEYNNRLVPIMKDNFKRVWDYSQEHNVKMRRAAFLVAIKRVADALKIKGFFL, encoded by the coding sequence ATGGCCGTACAGAAACGTACTTCCAGTAACGTACTTCTTGACACAGCGTTGAAAAACTTTTACGCAGCAGCGGAAGAGATGGGACTTGATGAGGGGCTTACCGAAGTATTGAGCCACCCGGAACGCGCGACCTACGTCGCCGTCCCTGTCCAGATGGACGACGGTTCAGTAAGAGTCTTCAGCGGTTACCGCGTGCAGCATTCCACAGTATGCGGCCCCGCGAAGGGCGGACTTCGTTTCCATCCTGATGTAAACATGGAAGAGTGCGAAGCTCTCGCAAGCCTTATGACATGGAAATGCTCACTCGCCGGTATTCCTTACGGCGGAGGCAAAGGCGGAATCTCAGTAGATCCTTTTGAACTTTCACCGCGCGAACGCGAAATGATGACACGCACATTCGCCGCGCGCATCGCGCCCGTCATCGGCGACTGGAAAGATGTTCCCGCGCCCGACGTAAACACAGGCGGACAGGAAATGGTCTGGATCATGGACACCATTTCAAAGCTTCGCGGCCACCTCGAACCGGGCGTAGTCACCGGCAAACCTGTCTCCTACTGGGGCTCAAAGGGCCGCACAGCAGCCACAGGACTCGGCGTAGCCACATGCGTACTCGAACTCCTCAAGACGCAGCATGTCGATCCTAAAGACGCTTCAGTCATCGTACAGGGCTTCGGCAACGTCGGAACCTACAACGCGCTCGTACTTCAGGACGCGGGATGCAAAATCGTCGGCATCAGCGACATCACCGGCGGCTACTACAATCCTAACGGCATCGACATCAAAGCAGCCAAGGCATACGTTGAGAAGCACCCGAAACGTATCCTCGAAGGCTACGAAGAGGCCGGCCTCGTCAGAATGAACGGCGAAGAGATCCTTGAGCAGGACTGCCTCGTCCTTTGCCCCTGCGCGCTCGAAGGCGTCATCAGCGACAAAAACGCCGACAAACTCAAGTGCAAATACATCATTGAAGGCGCAAACGGCCCCACCCGCCCCAGCGGAGACGCCATCCTTGACCAGCGCGGCATCCTCGTAGTTCCCGACTTCCTCGCCAACAGCGGCGGCGTCATCGGCTCATACTTTGAGTGGGTGCAGGACCTCGCGGGCTTCTTCTGGACAGAAGAAGAATACAACAACCGTCTCGTCCCCATCATGAAGGACAACTTCAAGAGAGTTTGGGATTATTCACAGGAGCACAACGTAAAGATGCGCCGCGCGGCATTCCTCGTAGCCATCAAACGCGTTGCCGACGCTCTCAAAATCAAAGGCTTCTTCCTTTAA
- a CDS encoding FeoA family protein, giving the protein MRTLKEAAAGDRLTVVRVHGEGALRRRLLDMGITKGSRIEVMKMAPLGDPIEVTVRGYELSLRKSEGEIVEVTATA; this is encoded by the coding sequence ATGAGGACGTTAAAAGAGGCCGCCGCGGGCGACCGCCTTACCGTCGTGCGCGTACACGGCGAAGGCGCGCTGCGCCGCAGGCTGCTTGACATGGGAATAACAAAGGGAAGCCGCATAGAGGTGATGAAAATGGCGCCGCTGGGCGACCCCATCGAAGTGACTGTGCGCGGATATGAGCTTTCCCTGCGAAAATCGGAGGGCGAAATAGTCGAAGTGACCGCTACAGCATAA
- a CDS encoding Txe/YoeB family addiction module toxin translates to MHKTWSDEAWEDYVYWQTQDRKTLKKINSLLADIERNGEESGIGKPEALKYEWSGWFSRKIDEKNRLVYRIVDEVIQIAVCRTHYER, encoded by the coding sequence TTGCATAAAACATGGTCGGACGAGGCTTGGGAAGATTATGTATATTGGCAGACGCAAGACAGAAAAACATTAAAAAAAATCAACAGCCTGCTAGCCGACATTGAAAGAAACGGCGAAGAGTCTGGCATCGGAAAGCCGGAGGCGCTGAAATATGAATGGTCTGGCTGGTTCAGCCGTAAAATCGACGAAAAAAACAGACTTGTCTATCGTATTGTGGACGAGGTTATTCAAATCGCAGTGTGCAGAACGCATTACGAAAGATAA
- a CDS encoding thioredoxin family protein, with translation MTGKNSCPAMDDHSPAVKILGMGCSNCKTLADNAAKALEAMGFAPDVEKVTDMADIASYGVMSTPALVLGKKVLSAGRVLSVEQITELLKKEGL, from the coding sequence ATGACTGGAAAAAATAGCTGCCCCGCGATGGACGATCACTCGCCCGCGGTAAAGATCCTGGGGATGGGCTGCTCGAACTGCAAGACGCTTGCGGACAACGCGGCGAAGGCGCTTGAGGCTATGGGCTTTGCGCCCGATGTGGAGAAGGTGACGGATATGGCCGATATCGCCTCCTACGGCGTTATGTCGACGCCTGCCCTAGTGCTTGGCAAGAAGGTGCTTTCTGCCGGGCGCGTGCTTTCTGTGGAGCAGATAACAGAGCTGCTGAAAAAAGAGGGGCTGTAA
- a CDS encoding FeoA family protein yields MMPLAMAGEAVGMIKKISGNGAHRQFIENMGFVPGAEVTIVSKNSDGMIVSIKGARIAINNDVALKIYI; encoded by the coding sequence ATGATGCCTTTAGCAATGGCCGGCGAAGCCGTCGGCATGATAAAAAAAATCAGTGGAAATGGCGCGCATAGGCAGTTCATTGAGAACATGGGCTTTGTTCCCGGCGCCGAAGTGACAATAGTTTCCAAAAACAGCGACGGCATGATAGTCAGCATAAAGGGCGCCAGAATCGCCATAAACAACGACGTCGCATTAAAAATTTATATCTGA
- a CDS encoding metalloregulator ArsR/SmtB family transcription factor has translation MADYMKLSERLKALSDPNRLMIVEMLSGGELCACKLLERFKITQPTLSHHMKTLCHAGLVTPHKEGKWMHYELNIEAFRGLELELRGLTCAQAQQQASGRVSA, from the coding sequence ATGGCGGATTACATGAAATTATCCGAAAGGCTCAAAGCGCTTTCGGACCCTAACAGGCTGATGATCGTGGAGATGCTCTCCGGCGGGGAGCTTTGCGCCTGCAAATTGCTTGAACGCTTCAAAATAACGCAGCCGACGCTTTCGCATCACATGAAAACCCTATGCCACGCGGGGCTCGTTACGCCGCACAAAGAAGGCAAATGGATGCACTACGAATTGAACATCGAGGCGTTTCGCGGACTGGAGCTTGAACTGCGCGGGCTTACTTGCGCTCAGGCGCAGCAGCAAGCCTCCGGACGCGTAAGCGCGTGA
- a CDS encoding type II toxin-antitoxin system RelB/DinJ family antitoxin has translation MAVAAADKTIVLQVRVDRELREQSDRLFKNMGLDTQTAVRFFLKQAVLHNGLPFKAISEPADPFYSEQNRARVNRAIKQLNEGGGTGHELIEAL, from the coding sequence ATGGCTGTAGCAGCGGCGGATAAGACAATTGTTTTACAGGTGCGCGTTGACAGGGAGCTGCGTGAACAATCTGACAGGTTGTTTAAAAATATGGGGCTGGATACGCAGACGGCGGTGAGATTCTTTTTAAAGCAGGCTGTCTTGCACAACGGATTACCGTTTAAAGCCATATCGGAGCCAGCCGACCCGTTTTACAGCGAGCAGAACCGCGCCCGTGTGAACCGCGCCATAAAACAGCTAAACGAGGGCGGCGGCACCGGGCACGAATTGATCGAGGCACTGTAA
- the feoB gene encoding ferrous iron transport protein B — protein MTQKIAIAGNPNSGKTTLFNALTGANQTVGNWPGVTVEKKEGTLRGCKDITIVDLPGIYSLSPYSPEERVARSYLSSGMPDAVINIIDGANLERNLYLTTQLAELAIPMVAAINMMDVVQKRGEKIDTRRLSQELGIAVVEISALKGTGLEKLIKEARAAADGGTIPAVQKIFSTPLEEAIGAAEAAFAGAFPEATARWYAVKLLEGDEKFIPAVADVDKEAALARLASVRQACEEKFDDDMESIITGQRYAYITGLIDKCHTKGANGAPSATDRIDAVVTNRWLALPIFAAVIFCVYGIAVTTVGAFVTDWTNDVLFGEVIPPAVEGFLQSLGVAAWLKSLILNGIIGGVGAVLGFVPQMFVLFALLAVLEYSGYMARVAFIMDRIFRRFGLSGKSFIPMIVATGCGVPGIMASRTIENEHDRRMTIITATFMPCGAKLPIIALIAGSLFGGVWWVAPSAYFIGIASIVISGLILKKTMLFAGESAPFVMELPDYHMPSLANILCSTWERGWSFIKKAGTVILLSTIFVWFASNFGYADGRIVMTEELSHGFLAAIGRSVAWIFAPLGWGTWQSSVAAMTGLIAKENVVGTFGVLFGIAETSEDGNEIWTALAAHYTPLAAYSFLIFNLLCAPCFAAIGAIKREMNSAKWTWFAIAYQTAYAYGAAFIIYQLGTAAVDKSFTGWTAGAAALLLFTIFLLLRPAPKTKTKEIKKSAAASAPQIG, from the coding sequence ATGACTCAAAAAATCGCCATTGCTGGAAACCCGAACAGCGGTAAAACGACCTTGTTCAACGCCCTCACAGGGGCAAATCAGACCGTAGGCAACTGGCCCGGCGTCACCGTTGAGAAAAAAGAGGGAACGCTTCGCGGCTGCAAAGATATAACGATAGTTGATCTGCCCGGCATATACTCACTATCACCGTACAGCCCCGAGGAGCGCGTCGCGCGGAGCTATCTTAGCTCAGGGATGCCCGACGCCGTTATAAACATCATAGACGGCGCAAATCTTGAGCGCAACCTCTATCTCACAACGCAGCTGGCCGAACTTGCCATACCGATGGTAGCCGCCATCAACATGATGGATGTCGTCCAGAAGCGCGGAGAAAAAATCGACACACGTAGGCTCTCGCAGGAGCTGGGTATAGCCGTGGTCGAAATATCCGCACTCAAGGGAACAGGGCTAGAAAAACTCATAAAAGAGGCACGCGCCGCAGCAGACGGGGGAACAATCCCCGCCGTGCAAAAAATTTTTTCAACGCCGCTAGAAGAGGCGATAGGCGCAGCAGAGGCCGCTTTCGCAGGCGCCTTTCCCGAAGCGACTGCCCGTTGGTACGCAGTAAAATTGCTTGAAGGCGACGAAAAATTCATCCCGGCTGTCGCGGACGTGGACAAAGAGGCGGCGCTCGCCCGGCTTGCCTCCGTGCGCCAGGCCTGTGAAGAAAAATTCGACGACGACATGGAAAGCATAATAACGGGGCAAAGGTATGCCTATATCACAGGCCTCATCGACAAATGCCACACAAAAGGCGCAAACGGCGCACCTAGCGCTACAGACCGCATTGATGCCGTGGTAACAAATCGGTGGCTCGCGCTGCCTATCTTCGCCGCAGTAATATTCTGCGTCTACGGCATAGCTGTAACCACTGTCGGAGCCTTCGTCACAGATTGGACGAACGACGTACTCTTTGGAGAGGTCATTCCGCCCGCAGTCGAGGGATTCCTGCAATCACTCGGCGTAGCCGCGTGGCTCAAGAGCCTTATCTTAAACGGCATCATCGGCGGCGTGGGCGCCGTACTGGGTTTTGTGCCGCAGATGTTTGTCCTCTTCGCACTGCTTGCCGTACTTGAATATTCAGGCTACATGGCGCGCGTCGCCTTCATTATGGACAGGATATTCCGCCGTTTCGGCCTCTCAGGAAAATCCTTCATCCCGATGATAGTCGCGACAGGCTGCGGCGTACCCGGGATAATGGCTTCACGGACCATAGAAAACGAACATGACCGCAGAATGACCATCATCACAGCCACCTTCATGCCCTGCGGTGCAAAACTGCCGATAATCGCCCTCATAGCAGGCTCCCTCTTCGGCGGCGTCTGGTGGGTCGCCCCCAGCGCCTACTTCATCGGCATCGCGTCTATTGTGATCTCCGGCCTCATCCTCAAAAAAACAATGCTTTTTGCCGGAGAAAGCGCGCCGTTCGTCATGGAACTGCCCGATTATCACATGCCCTCCCTCGCCAACATCCTGTGCAGCACATGGGAACGCGGATGGAGCTTTATTAAAAAAGCGGGCACCGTTATTCTGCTTTCGACCATATTCGTTTGGTTCGCCTCAAACTTCGGATACGCCGACGGCCGAATTGTGATGACAGAAGAGCTGTCGCACGGTTTTCTCGCAGCCATCGGCCGCTCCGTGGCGTGGATATTCGCGCCGCTTGGCTGGGGCACATGGCAATCCTCCGTGGCCGCAATGACCGGCCTCATCGCCAAAGAAAATGTCGTAGGGACCTTTGGCGTACTCTTTGGCATAGCAGAGACATCAGAAGACGGAAACGAGATATGGACGGCGCTCGCCGCGCACTACACGCCGCTTGCCGCCTATTCTTTCCTCATATTCAACCTCCTTTGCGCTCCATGCTTCGCAGCCATTGGCGCAATCAAACGTGAAATGAACAGCGCGAAATGGACGTGGTTCGCAATAGCCTACCAGACCGCCTACGCGTACGGCGCGGCCTTCATCATCTACCAGCTTGGAACGGCCGCCGTTGACAAAAGCTTCACGGGATGGACGGCGGGAGCAGCCGCGCTTCTTTTGTTCACTATCTTCCTGCTGCTGCGCCCCGCGCCCAAAACAAAGACAAAAGAAATAAAAAAATCGGCCGCCGCTTCGGCGCCGCAGATTGGATAG
- a CDS encoding FeoB-associated Cys-rich membrane protein has translation MTATIIISALLAAAVAAIIIKLRRDKKSGKTSCCGCCTGCSGCAAGKTARAAHLAHRKK, from the coding sequence ATGACAGCCACAATAATAATAAGCGCGCTGCTGGCCGCGGCGGTCGCCGCAATAATAATAAAACTGCGCCGCGACAAAAAATCCGGCAAAACCAGCTGCTGCGGCTGCTGCACCGGATGTTCAGGCTGCGCCGCCGGCAAAACCGCACGCGCAGCGCATCTTGCGCATCGGAAAAAATAA